Proteins encoded in a region of the Natranaeroarchaeum aerophilus genome:
- a CDS encoding HalX domain-containing protein: protein MPDQPVDILVVDDESRLADLFAAWLKPDWNVETAYDGENALEKMQDSVKIVLLDRRMPGLSGDEVLDEIRDRGFDCRVVMVTAVDPDFDIIEMGFDDYLVKPVSKDELIDVVDRVQTRSSYEADIQRYYSLVSKKSLLETEKSDRELEASEEYTELCEQVDELRGSVDETVADLSDHNDFVGAFQDLPGEN, encoded by the coding sequence ATGCCCGACCAACCTGTTGACATCCTCGTCGTAGACGACGAATCACGACTCGCCGATCTCTTTGCAGCCTGGCTCAAACCCGACTGGAACGTCGAAACGGCGTATGACGGCGAGAACGCTCTGGAAAAGATGCAAGACTCGGTCAAGATCGTACTCCTCGATCGCCGGATGCCGGGTCTCTCCGGTGACGAGGTCCTTGACGAGATACGTGACCGAGGATTCGATTGTCGTGTCGTCATGGTAACTGCTGTCGATCCCGACTTCGATATTATCGAAATGGGCTTCGATGACTATCTCGTCAAGCCAGTCTCCAAAGATGAGCTGATCGATGTTGTCGATCGGGTCCAGACTCGATCGAGCTACGAGGCTGATATCCAGCGGTACTACTCACTTGTCTCGAAAAAGTCCCTGCTCGAAACGGAAAAATCGGATCGTGAACTCGAAGCAAGCGAGGAATATACCGAACTCTGTGAACAGGTCGATGAACTCCGGGGGAGCGTTGACGAAACAGTCGCCGACCTTTCCGATCACAACGATTTTGTTGGCGCGTTTCAGGATCTCCCCGGTGAGAACTGA